The DNA window GCGAACCGGCAGGTCACCGCATATCAGGACGGCAACGAGATCTTCGTGATGCTTGCCGCGTTCCAGGATTTCGGGAAGGGCCTCGAACACAGCGTCGAGGTCCCGGATGTGCCGTATCCGGATGCCTTGCCGCCACTCGGGGATCACTTCGTCGGGTACGAGGATCGCCTGCAGATGTTCGTGGATGCGCTCAAACCGATCGACATGAGGTACGCCAACGATCCCGCATGGATTCTGCAGGGAACGGGTGAGAAGCTCAATCACAATCGAGTGTGGATGAAGGCCGACGGCGCGTTGCCGGACGACGCGATCTTCCATGCCGCGACTATGGGGTATGCGTCGGATACGACGGTATTGGATTCGATCATCACCACCCATGGTCTGTCCTGGGGATTCGACCGGATCGTCGCGGCAACGGTCAATCATTCCATCTGGTTCCATCGTCCGTTCAGGTTCGATGACTGGGCGCTGTACGCGACGGAGTCACCGGTGGCCGCGGGTTCCCGTGGACTGGCGACCGGACGCTTCTTCTCGATGGACGGGCTGTTGCTCGCAACAGTCGTCCAAGAGGGCTTGATTCGGCACTTTCCGAGGAAGCCGTCGGCCTAGACGGACAATGCGGGGCCGATGGTCGTGATCCACGCCTCGCGGAGTTGGTCCTCGAAGAGTGGCCAGGTGTGTGCACCGCGCTCGCGCATCGAAATCGTTGCAGGAACACCGTGTCGGTGCACGGCGTCGACGAACAACGATGTGCAGTAGTTGACGAGGGCCTCGACGGCCATGCCGCCGAACGGCGGAACGGCGCCGGCAGGAATACGGTCTACGGGCCCGGGGCGGCCGGCGGATGCGCTGACGTACAGGGCGGTTCCCCGAAGTTTCTCGACGTTGACTGCCGGATCGTGCTCCGCCCACCCCGGGCTTCCGGGTGGACCCCACATGTTGAACGGGTTGTTCATACCGCCAGCGATCATCGCCGAGATGCCGATCGTGGCAAACGGATTCGACGGAGCTGGGCACCCGCTCAACGATGCTGCGGCGTCGAACCTTTCGGGTGCCTGGGCCGCGAGATCGAGAGCAGGTCCGCCGCTCATCGACAGACCGGCGACGCCAGTGCGTCCGGTGGATCCGAATCTTTGCTCGAGTGCACGCGGTAGTTCGTCGGTCAGATACGTCTGCCACTTGTATGTTCCGAGAACAGGATCCGGACTTTGCCAATCGGTGTAGAAACTGAACCGGCCTCCGATGGGAATGACGACTGTGACGTTCTTGTCGGCGAAGAAGTCTGCGACCGAGGAATTGTTCAGCCAGCCGACGCCGTCTTCGTTCCCCAGGGCGCCGTTGAGCAGATACAGCGTCGGCAATGCTCCGCCGGACGCGGGACGAAGGATGTCGTTGGAGATCACCTTGTCCATGGACGGTGAATAGACGTCGAGTATCGAATGCGTGTCGGTGATCGCACGGTCGCCGACGATCCGGGTGTCCTTGTCTGACTGTGCTCGTACTGGTGTTACGACGACGAGTGACCACAGGAGGCTGACTGTCAACAGGGCGACAAGAGGCATCGAGGTAGTTCCCATACGCCACTCTGGCCACTTGTGCATCATTCGATGGTGACACGGAATTGTTTTACTACTGCTAACGATCCGGTTGCAAAACGGAATGTTCGGTATGTGGCGCCTGTGATCTTGGACGGCGGGTTCAGGGTGCGATCACGCGCCACGCGTCGAGTTTGCGTTCGAAGCTCAGGGACGCGTGTGCAGGGCTGGTGGACGGAAGACGCACTGTGGTCAGGGTTCTCGGAAGCGGTGCAACGTACCGCTGGAAGCTGTTCTCGGCCTTGGCCCCGTTGAAGAAGATCCGTTCGATTGAACGGTGCTCGTCGAGGAGGCCGGCGAGGTCGTTGGTGTCGATGGAGGATTCGACGATGGCCGAGTCGAGGCTTCCGTGTCGCGTGCACAACTTCAGCACATCCCATACCGCGATTCCGTTGGTCGTCAGTATCGATGTCCGTTGCTCGTACGGAATCGACGGTCCCGCATCGAACAGTGCTCCCATGATCGGCCAGAAGGCGTTTCGGGAGTGCGCGTAGTACTCGCCCGCGTCGAGCGAGGCGATTCCCGGCATGGACCCGAGGATCAGCGAGTGGGCCGAGACGTCGACGATCGGTGCGAAGCTGTGCACGGTGGTCATCGATGCAGCCTGCCATCATCGGCGAAATAGGTGCGCGCGGGGCGGTCGGTGGCGGACAATAGGACGCATGTTGGATCCCCGTGTTTTGGACAACCACGAACTCGACGCCGAACTGGCTGCTCTCCGTCGCGGTCGTGACGCCTCGATGGATGAAGGTGCGCGGGATGTGGACCTCGCCGATGCGGACCGCCTCATCGAGAGATTCGAGGAAGAGATCCGTCGGCGACACGAAGATCCGCCTGCTGACCTCTAGTTCTGGCGACTTTCAGAGCCTCGTCGCGAGTGTCAGCAGGACGCACGCGGCCCCTGCCGCCGCCGTCCGCGCGTGGTTCCACCGCGTCCACTGCGTCATATAGTTCGACCAGACCTCAGCTCCTGCAGTGCTCCCCGGGTCGACGGCAGCGAGAGCGTCGTTGAGCGGCACGTTGACGGCCACGGTGACAAGAACACAGCCGCCGATGTACAGCAGTGCGCCCGCAGTAACCCACACGCGTGTATCCGATCCGGAGACAAGCGCCGAAGTTGCTGCGATGCCGGCAGCAACTGCGCTGCCGAGGAATACCGACAAGAATGTGGGCGAAACGATGCTGACGTTGATCTGCTTCATCGTTGCACCACCGTCCGATGCAGGGCGAACGCGGAGCGCGGGCATCACCGCGACCGAGAATGCGAGCATCACTCCGGCTGTGAGCCCGCAACCAATGGCCGCCACCGTCGTGGCAACGGTGGCGATTCGCTCGATCACGACGCATGTCCTTCGAAACTCGTCGGTGTGGTGTTTCCGGCGTTCGGCGGTACCGGGCCACTGATGTCGCCGATGATGATCACGATGTGTCCTTTCACTGTTCCGTCCAGCTTCCCAGTGCATCGTTGGACAATCTATGATCGTCGATCGCTTGTTCATGCTCATTCGTCCAGATTCGGCCTACAATCCGGAGATGCGCGGACAGGACCCATGGGCTTCGGAGGATCCACTCGGTGAGGCGCTGCACTTTCTTCGCATGACCGGAGCGTTCTATGCCCGGTCGGAGCTGTCGGAGCCGTGGGGGTTCGCCATGCCGGAAATGGAGGATTGTCTCTGGTTCCACGTCGTGACCAGCGGACGTTGCCGACTCGACGTCGCGGGCGCGACGCCGAGGTATCTCGTACCCGGTGAATTCGCGCTTGTGCCTCATGGTTTGGGCCATACCCTGTCCAGTGACGAAGAGTCCGGACGCAGGGTGCCGATCGTGCACAACCTGCCCCACGATTACGTTTCGGACCGCTACGCAATCATTCGGCACGGAGGTGGCGGCCTGGCGACGACGATGGTGTGCGGCGCTGTGCGGCTCGACCACCCGTCGGCGGTGCAGCTCATCACGTCGCTGCCGCCGTTGATCGTCGTCGAATCCGCTCCTGCCCCGCACTTGTCGTGGATGCACAGCACGTTTGGCCTCGTCGCCGACGAGGCCAAGTACCTCCGGCCGGGCGGAGAGGCGGTCATTACGCGGTTGTCGGACATTCTCGTGATTCAGGCGCTTCGGTCGTGGATCGAAAATGATCCTGCTGCCAAGGTGGGATGGCTTGGCGCGCTGCAGGACCCGGCCGTCGGTCCCGCACTGGCTCGGATTCACCGCCACCCGGACGTACCGTGGACGGTTGCGTCGCTGGCGGCGGAGGTCGCGATGTCACGCTCGGCGTTCTCGGCGCGATTCACCTCCATAGTGGGGGAGTCGCCGATGCGGTACGTCGCGCGGTGGCGGATGCGGAGTGCGCACGATGTGCTGAGATCCGGGGACGTGACCGTCGCGGAACTCGCGAAGCGCAGTGGCTATCGATCGGAGGCCGCGTTTGCGCGGGCATTCAAGCGTGTACTCGGTGTCTCACCGGGGAGTGTGCGTACGCGGGCGGGTACATCCGCCTTGGCTTAGTCCAGTAGGTGGCGCAAGTACGACGCCGGTTCTTCGAGATAGCGACGCCAATGCGTCACGAGTTGTAGTTCCTCCCATGGCGTTCGCTGCATACCGTGCTCGTCGACTTCGATGATGTCGGCGTCAGGGAGCGATGCCAGTATCGGTGAGTGGGTTGCGCAGACAACCTGTGAACCGGATTCTGCCAATTCGTCCATCAACGCAACGAGATGAAGGCACGAGGTGAAGGACAACGCAGATTCCGGTTCGTCGAGGACGTAGAACCCTGGTTCTTGGAACATCGCGCGGAAGACCGCGAGGAAGCCCTCGCCGTGACTCATCTCGGCGGTGTTCTCGTCCCAATAGCCCGGCACG is part of the Rhodococcus sovatensis genome and encodes:
- a CDS encoding acyl-CoA thioesterase II, giving the protein MENVSVKTDLETLLELLELEEIGEDKFRGVHPRQVGSRTFGGQMVAQALIAAGRTVTGTTRDVHAINAHFIRGGDVSRPIDYHVDRHRDGRAFANRQVTAYQDGNEIFVMLAAFQDFGKGLEHSVEVPDVPYPDALPPLGDHFVGYEDRLQMFVDALKPIDMRYANDPAWILQGTGEKLNHNRVWMKADGALPDDAIFHAATMGYASDTTVLDSIITTHGLSWGFDRIVAATVNHSIWFHRPFRFDDWALYATESPVAAGSRGLATGRFFSMDGLLLATVVQEGLIRHFPRKPSA
- a CDS encoding alpha/beta hydrolase family protein codes for the protein MPLVALLTVSLLWSLVVVTPVRAQSDKDTRIVGDRAITDTHSILDVYSPSMDKVISNDILRPASGGALPTLYLLNGALGNEDGVGWLNNSSVADFFADKNVTVVIPIGGRFSFYTDWQSPDPVLGTYKWQTYLTDELPRALEQRFGSTGRTGVAGLSMSGGPALDLAAQAPERFDAAASLSGCPAPSNPFATIGISAMIAGGMNNPFNMWGPPGSPGWAEHDPAVNVEKLRGTALYVSASAGRPGPVDRIPAGAVPPFGGMAVEALVNYCTSLFVDAVHRHGVPATISMRERGAHTWPLFEDQLREAWITTIGPALSV
- a CDS encoding DNA-deoxyinosine glycosylase, which produces MTTVHSFAPIVDVSAHSLILGSMPGIASLDAGEYYAHSRNAFWPIMGALFDAGPSIPYEQRTSILTTNGIAVWDVLKLCTRHGSLDSAIVESSIDTNDLAGLLDEHRSIERIFFNGAKAENSFQRYVAPLPRTLTTVRLPSTSPAHASLSFERKLDAWRVIAP
- a CDS encoding DUF1772 domain-containing protein encodes the protein MIERIATVATTVAAIGCGLTAGVMLAFSVAVMPALRVRPASDGGATMKQINVSIVSPTFLSVFLGSAVAAGIAATSALVSGSDTRVWVTAGALLYIGGCVLVTVAVNVPLNDALAAVDPGSTAGAEVWSNYMTQWTRWNHARTAAAGAACVLLTLATRL
- a CDS encoding AraC family transcriptional regulator, coding for MIVDRLFMLIRPDSAYNPEMRGQDPWASEDPLGEALHFLRMTGAFYARSELSEPWGFAMPEMEDCLWFHVVTSGRCRLDVAGATPRYLVPGEFALVPHGLGHTLSSDEESGRRVPIVHNLPHDYVSDRYAIIRHGGGGLATTMVCGAVRLDHPSAVQLITSLPPLIVVESAPAPHLSWMHSTFGLVADEAKYLRPGGEAVITRLSDILVIQALRSWIENDPAAKVGWLGALQDPAVGPALARIHRHPDVPWTVASLAAEVAMSRSAFSARFTSIVGESPMRYVARWRMRSAHDVLRSGDVTVAELAKRSGYRSEAAFARAFKRVLGVSPGSVRTRAGTSALA